A genome region from Nitrospira sp. includes the following:
- a CDS encoding IscS subfamily cysteine desulfurase: MKFPIYLDNHSTTPMDPRVLESMLPYFTEKFGNAASRNHAFGWDAEEGVETARKQIAKLIHADAKEIVFTSGATESNNLALKGVVEMYHEKGDHIITSSTEHRAVLDTAKSLEAKRGVKVTYLPVDKFGMVNPEDVRNAITDKTILISVMFANNEIGTINPVKAIGKIAKEKGILFHCDATQGVGKVPIDVQDMGIDLMSFSAHKIYGPKGIGALYVRKKNPRVRIAAQMDGGGHERGMRSGTLPVPLIVGFGKACELCEQEMAADAARLSVMRDRLHATITKALEDVYLNGHPTERLPHNLNISFAYVEGESLLMGCKEIALSSGSACTSATLEPSYVLRALGVGAELAHSSIRFGLGRFTLDEEVDYAAKRIIETVTKLREMSPLYEMAKEGIDLKSVQWAAH; encoded by the coding sequence ATGAAGTTCCCGATTTACCTGGATAACCATTCGACCACCCCGATGGATCCCCGGGTGCTGGAATCTATGTTGCCCTATTTCACGGAAAAGTTCGGGAACGCCGCCAGCCGCAACCACGCGTTCGGATGGGACGCCGAAGAGGGCGTGGAAACGGCGCGGAAACAGATCGCCAAGCTCATCCATGCGGATGCCAAGGAGATCGTGTTCACCAGCGGCGCAACGGAATCGAACAATCTGGCGCTCAAAGGCGTCGTCGAGATGTATCACGAGAAGGGCGATCACATCATTACGTCGTCCACCGAACATCGTGCGGTGTTGGACACGGCCAAATCGCTCGAAGCCAAACGCGGGGTCAAGGTCACCTATCTCCCGGTCGACAAGTTTGGCATGGTCAACCCCGAAGATGTGCGCAACGCCATCACCGACAAGACCATCTTGATCTCGGTCATGTTCGCCAATAACGAAATCGGCACCATCAACCCGGTCAAAGCAATCGGGAAGATCGCGAAGGAAAAGGGCATTTTGTTTCATTGCGATGCGACTCAGGGCGTCGGGAAAGTCCCGATCGATGTCCAGGACATGGGAATCGATCTGATGTCGTTCAGCGCGCACAAAATCTATGGCCCTAAGGGCATCGGCGCCCTCTATGTCAGAAAAAAGAATCCCCGCGTCCGCATTGCGGCTCAAATGGATGGAGGCGGACATGAGCGCGGCATGCGTTCCGGAACCCTGCCTGTGCCGTTGATTGTGGGCTTCGGAAAAGCCTGCGAACTGTGCGAGCAAGAAATGGCCGCCGATGCCGCGCGGCTGTCCGTCATGCGCGACCGCCTGCATGCCACCATCACCAAGGCGCTGGAAGACGTTTACTTGAACGGCCACCCGACAGAACGTCTCCCTCACAATCTCAATATCTCGTTTGCCTATGTCGAAGGCGAGTCGTTACTAATGGGCTGCAAGGAAATCGCTCTATCTTCCGGCTCGGCCTGCACATCAGCAACCTTGGAACCCTCCTATGTGTTGCGCGCCTTAGGTGTGGGAGCAGAACTCGCGCATTCTTCCATTCGATTCGGTCTGGGACGCTTCACGCTCGACGAAGAAGTGGACTACGCCGCAAAGCGAATTATCGAAACCGTGACGAAACTGAGAGAAATGTCGCCGTTGTATGAAATGGCAAAGGAAGGCATCGATCTGAAGTCCGTGCAATGGGCAGCTCATTAA
- a CDS encoding PBP1A family penicillin-binding protein, which translates to MSELDHLLDKPEKPRRRWRWWKIVVVGLLLAIVLGGGGVAGILWYFSQDLPSLDPLQNYQPSLVTRVYSDDRQVIGQFFIERRFLKPIQEMPKSLTQAVIATEDTRFFEHPGLDIVGILRAAWTNIRHGGRKVEGASTITQQLARSLFLSAERTFDRKVRELILAYKMELVLTKEQILEMYLNQIYFGQGAYGVAAASQTYFGKELSKLTLAESAFLAGLPKSPSHYSPFKAYDRAKKRQEHVLSRMAEAGFISVADREQAAAVKLNFRRPGSEHLGPYFVEYIRQLLVAKFGEAMVYKGGLEVFTTLNADMQKAAEAAVFHGLREVDKRQGWRGPLRTVDLATLEVPAPDPSVKLAEGDIMEGVVTKIAKDHVLVQIGGSTGRLAFDDMAWATKYLKGKDPTKDAVPVKNLKQLLALGDVIEVGVKKLEKESVHLRLEQTPLVEGALVAVDPKTGAIRAMVGGYDFVRSEYNRAVLARRQPGSSFKPIIYATAMNQGMSPATVVLDAPVVYEQEEEDKTWKPENYGKRFHGIVSLREALIHSHNLATVRLLDKVGIRNVIDFSRTVGIVSPLAADLSLALGSSGVGLMELVSVYGVFANQGMRVEPYAVASVQDSSGRTLEQAAIQPRQVVSRETAYLITNMMEDVIQRGTGVAAKAVIDRPVAGKTGTTNDFTDAWFIGSTPNLATGSWVGFDDRRPLGETESGAHAALPIWISFMKEALKQLPVVPFEIPDGVMFVKVDPTTALLTDQDEQHGTVELFTKGTEPTKSAGSKIDPTEFYKLDQMQDSAPPVPVEP; encoded by the coding sequence ATGTCCGAACTCGACCACTTGCTCGATAAGCCAGAGAAGCCTCGCCGTCGCTGGCGATGGTGGAAGATTGTCGTCGTCGGCCTGTTGCTCGCCATTGTGCTTGGTGGCGGGGGAGTGGCCGGCATTCTCTGGTATTTTTCCCAAGACCTCCCATCGCTGGATCCATTGCAGAACTATCAGCCGAGCCTGGTGACCCGTGTCTATTCTGACGACCGGCAGGTGATCGGCCAATTTTTCATCGAACGCCGGTTCCTCAAACCTATCCAGGAGATGCCGAAAAGCCTGACTCAAGCCGTCATCGCGACGGAGGACACGAGGTTTTTTGAGCATCCGGGCCTGGACATCGTCGGGATTCTCCGGGCGGCTTGGACCAATATCCGCCATGGCGGCCGGAAAGTCGAAGGCGCCAGCACGATTACGCAGCAGTTGGCGCGATCGCTGTTTCTTTCGGCAGAACGGACGTTCGATCGCAAAGTTCGGGAACTGATCCTGGCCTACAAGATGGAGTTGGTGCTGACGAAAGAGCAGATCCTGGAGATGTATTTGAACCAGATCTATTTCGGCCAGGGCGCCTATGGCGTGGCGGCAGCCAGCCAGACTTATTTCGGGAAAGAACTCTCAAAACTCACGCTGGCTGAATCAGCATTTCTCGCCGGCCTTCCCAAATCCCCCAGCCACTATTCGCCCTTCAAAGCCTATGACCGGGCGAAGAAGCGGCAGGAGCATGTGTTGAGCCGGATGGCTGAGGCGGGTTTCATCAGTGTCGCCGATCGCGAACAAGCCGCCGCCGTAAAGCTGAACTTCCGCCGTCCTGGCAGTGAACATCTCGGACCCTATTTCGTGGAGTATATCCGGCAATTGCTGGTGGCCAAGTTCGGTGAAGCGATGGTGTACAAGGGTGGACTGGAAGTGTTCACCACGTTGAATGCCGATATGCAGAAGGCCGCTGAAGCCGCGGTGTTTCATGGGTTGCGCGAAGTCGATAAGCGCCAGGGCTGGCGCGGTCCGCTCCGCACCGTCGATTTGGCTACTCTGGAGGTGCCGGCACCCGATCCCTCTGTGAAGCTTGCGGAGGGGGATATCATGGAAGGGGTGGTGACGAAGATTGCCAAGGACCATGTGCTGGTCCAAATCGGCGGGAGCACCGGTCGGCTGGCATTCGACGATATGGCCTGGGCCACGAAATATCTCAAGGGGAAGGATCCCACGAAGGATGCGGTCCCGGTCAAGAATCTCAAGCAACTGCTGGCTCTCGGTGATGTGATCGAGGTCGGAGTGAAGAAGCTGGAGAAAGAGTCGGTGCATCTGCGATTGGAGCAGACCCCGCTGGTCGAGGGTGCGCTTGTGGCGGTCGATCCTAAAACCGGTGCCATCCGCGCCATGGTCGGCGGCTATGATTTTGTGCGGAGTGAATATAATCGTGCGGTGCTGGCCCGCCGTCAGCCTGGGTCCTCGTTCAAGCCGATCATCTACGCCACGGCAATGAATCAAGGTATGAGTCCGGCGACGGTGGTGTTGGATGCCCCGGTGGTGTACGAACAGGAAGAAGAGGACAAGACCTGGAAGCCCGAGAACTATGGCAAGCGGTTCCACGGCATTGTGAGTTTGCGGGAGGCTCTGATTCATTCTCACAATCTTGCGACCGTGCGTCTCTTGGATAAGGTGGGCATTCGGAATGTGATCGATTTTTCACGGACGGTCGGTATCGTGAGTCCGCTGGCTGCCGATCTGTCGCTGGCGTTGGGCTCGTCCGGCGTGGGGTTAATGGAGTTGGTGTCCGTGTACGGCGTGTTTGCCAATCAGGGCATGCGGGTGGAGCCCTATGCGGTGGCCAGCGTGCAAGACAGTAGCGGCCGAACGTTGGAGCAGGCGGCCATTCAACCACGGCAGGTGGTGTCCAGAGAAACAGCGTATCTCATCACGAATATGATGGAAGATGTCATTCAACGCGGGACCGGCGTCGCGGCTAAGGCGGTCATCGATCGGCCGGTGGCGGGGAAAACTGGGACCACCAACGACTTCACCGATGCCTGGTTCATCGGTTCGACGCCTAATTTGGCGACAGGGTCTTGGGTGGGTTTCGACGATCGTCGCCCCTTGGGTGAAACCGAGTCAGGCGCACATGCGGCCTTGCCGATTTGGATCTCCTTCATGAAAGAGGCGCTCAAGCAGTTGCCGGTCGTGCCGTTCGAAATTCCTGATGGGGTGATGTTCGTCAAAGTCGATCCCACGACCGCGCTGCTCACCGACCAAGACGAACAACACGGCACGGTGGAGCTCTTTACCAAAGGCACCGAGCCGACCAAGAGTGCCGGATCCAAAATCGATCCTACCGAATTCTATAAACTGGACCAAATGCAAGACAGCGCGCCGCCAGTTCCTGTCGAACCGTAA
- the iscX gene encoding Fe-S cluster assembly protein IscX, which produces MDLKWSDTEELAIRLVEAHPTTDPLTVRFTDMHAWIVALPEFKDDPKTSNEKTLESIQMAWHEEYQDSQS; this is translated from the coding sequence ATGGATTTGAAGTGGAGTGATACTGAAGAACTCGCCATTCGTCTGGTCGAGGCCCACCCGACCACCGACCCCCTGACCGTCCGTTTCACCGACATGCATGCATGGATTGTCGCCCTCCCAGAATTCAAAGACGACCCCAAGACGTCGAACGAAAAAACCCTTGAGTCCATTCAGATGGCCTGGCACGAAGAATATCAGGACTCCCAGTCCTGA
- the iscU gene encoding Fe-S cluster assembly scaffold IscU, producing MAYSEKVVDHFNNPRNMGSFKKEEDGVGTGIVGAPECGDVMKLQIKVENDTIVDAKFKTFGCGSAIASSSLATEWLKGKTVEEAGKIKNTDIVQELNLPPVKIHCSVLAEDAIKAALADYQKKADPK from the coding sequence ATGGCCTATAGCGAAAAAGTCGTTGACCACTTCAACAATCCCCGCAATATGGGCAGTTTCAAGAAGGAAGAAGACGGGGTCGGAACCGGCATCGTTGGGGCGCCGGAATGCGGCGATGTCATGAAACTGCAGATCAAAGTCGAAAACGACACGATCGTAGATGCCAAGTTCAAGACCTTCGGATGCGGCTCTGCCATCGCCAGCTCCAGCCTAGCCACCGAGTGGCTCAAGGGCAAAACGGTGGAGGAGGCCGGCAAAATCAAGAACACCGATATCGTGCAGGAATTGAATCTGCCTCCTGTGAAGATTCACTGTTCCGTGCTGGCTGAAGATGCCATCAAAGCGGCCCTCGCCGACTATCAAAAGAAAGCCGACCCGAAGTAA
- a CDS encoding FAD-dependent oxidoreductase — MAEPTQIAEIVSLTTLTPHTTELVLRPIEYPLSFKPGQWISLQLPVGDHPPLNRAYSLAEPPSTAGHLTLVFDHVPGGKGSGYLASLKPGDRIPLSGPYGHFVLPDSAPQHLLLIGRYSGIVPLRCMLRSLADQGSLPSSTLIAQAPTAAEQLYHEEFMALATSQSHFQYLPFVSEAPDSHAETVDVIKQIAGNGRQVTPMIAGVKAFARPLRALLMELGFDRREVKLETYD, encoded by the coding sequence ATGGCTGAACCGACACAAATCGCCGAAATCGTCTCCCTCACAACCTTGACTCCACACACGACGGAACTCGTGCTCCGCCCGATCGAGTACCCGCTTTCATTCAAGCCCGGGCAGTGGATCTCGTTGCAATTGCCGGTCGGAGACCATCCGCCCTTGAATCGTGCCTACTCGTTGGCGGAACCGCCGTCTACCGCCGGCCACCTCACGCTGGTCTTCGACCACGTGCCGGGAGGGAAAGGCTCCGGCTATCTCGCATCGCTCAAGCCAGGCGATCGCATTCCCCTGTCAGGCCCCTATGGCCATTTTGTGCTGCCCGACTCGGCACCTCAGCACCTGTTATTGATCGGACGTTATTCAGGGATTGTCCCCCTGCGTTGCATGCTCCGCTCATTGGCAGACCAGGGCTCGCTACCTTCGAGCACGCTGATCGCCCAAGCGCCGACCGCTGCCGAACAGCTCTACCATGAAGAATTCATGGCCCTTGCGACAAGCCAATCCCATTTCCAATATCTGCCGTTTGTCAGCGAAGCCCCCGACAGCCATGCTGAGACGGTGGATGTGATCAAACAAATCGCGGGAAATGGTCGGCAGGTGACCCCAATGATCGCCGGGGTCAAGGCATTTGCACGCCCATTACGGGCGCTGCTGATGGAACTGGGGTTCGATCGGCGGGAAGTGAAATTAGAAACGTACGACTGA
- a CDS encoding Rrf2 family transcriptional regulator — MLKLSKKADYGLMALQHIASNQYGDVAQARVVNTKEIAEEYHIPVELLAKVLQTLSKSGIIESHNGPKGGYLLGKNPREITIAQVLESLEGPLGIMDCSHEKDGDACMQREHCNIRTPLLKVQSSIYQLLNNMTLQDMMGGTPLITIQSVATEQQGVER; from the coding sequence ATGCTGAAATTATCGAAAAAAGCTGACTACGGGTTGATGGCACTCCAGCACATCGCCTCCAACCAATACGGCGATGTTGCCCAAGCTCGCGTGGTAAACACAAAGGAAATCGCCGAGGAGTACCACATTCCGGTGGAGCTACTTGCCAAAGTCCTCCAGACCCTCTCCAAGAGTGGAATCATCGAGAGCCATAACGGCCCCAAAGGCGGCTATCTCCTCGGCAAGAATCCGAGGGAGATCACGATTGCCCAGGTACTCGAAAGCCTGGAAGGGCCCCTCGGCATCATGGACTGTTCACACGAAAAAGACGGCGATGCCTGCATGCAGCGCGAGCACTGTAACATCCGGACCCCACTGTTGAAAGTCCAGAGCAGTATTTACCAGCTCCTGAACAATATGACCTTGCAAGATATGATGGGGGGCACCCCACTCATCACCATTCAATCCGTCGCGACGGAACAACAAGGAGTCGAGCGATGA
- the gltX gene encoding glutamate--tRNA ligase, with translation MSQVRVRFAPSPTGFLHIGGVRTALFNWLFARQQNGVFVLRIEDTDQSRSTDDSIQAILDGMRWVKLDWDEGPFRQTERMDLYREHAMRLFEQGHAYWCVCTSEELEARRKEAESTGGSPKYDGRCRNLGLRKPTGEAALRFRAPQDGQTVVDDLIKGPVVFDNQILDDVIILRSNGYPTYNFSVVVDDALMGITHVVRGDDHLTNTPRQIPIFQALGFPLPRFGHLPMILGPDKARLSKRHGATSIMAYKDMGYLPDAMVNYLVRLGWSHGDQELFSRAELIEKFSWKNVQTSAAVFNPDKLSWINAEYLKTSPPAEIAQALVPLLEQAGLKEEVRSVSTEWLAQLVVLVKERTKTLVEMVHWVTPYFGQAVMFDDEAAKKFLTSTHAPVLTKLLSRFEAFPVFSKQEWEASFKQLVEEEGIKMGQLAQPVRVALTGRTASPGLFEVMEVLGRDRTLFRLRKGIERASGS, from the coding sequence ATGAGTCAGGTCAGGGTTCGTTTTGCGCCCAGTCCGACGGGTTTCCTGCATATCGGCGGGGTGCGGACGGCCTTGTTCAACTGGCTGTTTGCACGGCAGCAGAACGGGGTCTTTGTTCTTCGCATTGAAGACACCGATCAGAGCCGTTCCACCGATGATTCCATTCAAGCTATTTTGGACGGGATGCGTTGGGTCAAGCTTGATTGGGACGAAGGGCCCTTTCGGCAGACTGAGCGAATGGATCTCTATCGTGAACATGCGATGCGATTATTCGAACAAGGCCATGCCTATTGGTGCGTGTGCACCTCGGAGGAGCTGGAGGCGCGTCGGAAGGAAGCCGAATCCACAGGCGGATCGCCCAAGTATGATGGCCGGTGCCGGAACCTCGGGCTGAGAAAGCCGACAGGCGAAGCGGCGCTCCGTTTTAGGGCTCCGCAGGACGGCCAGACGGTCGTGGATGATTTGATTAAGGGCCCCGTGGTATTCGACAACCAGATTCTGGACGATGTCATCATTCTCAGATCTAATGGGTATCCGACCTACAATTTTTCCGTGGTCGTGGACGATGCGTTGATGGGGATCACCCATGTGGTGCGGGGCGATGACCATCTGACGAATACGCCGCGACAAATCCCAATTTTTCAGGCGCTGGGATTTCCCCTCCCGCGCTTCGGGCATCTCCCGATGATTCTCGGACCGGACAAGGCACGGTTGTCGAAACGGCACGGCGCCACCTCGATCATGGCCTACAAAGACATGGGGTATCTGCCCGACGCCATGGTCAATTACCTGGTCCGCTTGGGTTGGTCCCATGGTGATCAGGAACTGTTTTCGCGTGCAGAACTGATCGAGAAGTTCTCCTGGAAGAATGTGCAGACGTCGGCGGCGGTGTTTAATCCGGACAAATTGTCGTGGATCAATGCCGAATATCTCAAGACCAGTCCGCCGGCTGAGATTGCTCAGGCGCTCGTGCCGCTCCTCGAGCAGGCCGGGCTCAAGGAAGAAGTCCGCTCCGTGTCGACCGAATGGCTTGCCCAGCTGGTGGTGTTGGTGAAGGAGCGAACCAAGACACTGGTCGAAATGGTCCACTGGGTCACGCCCTACTTCGGCCAAGCGGTCATGTTTGATGATGAGGCGGCCAAGAAATTCCTCACATCCACTCACGCGCCGGTGTTAACCAAGCTGTTAAGCCGATTCGAAGCCTTTCCCGTGTTTTCCAAGCAGGAATGGGAAGCGTCGTTTAAGCAGCTGGTTGAGGAAGAGGGGATAAAAATGGGGCAACTGGCCCAGCCGGTGCGAGTCGCCTTGACAGGACGGACGGCAAGTCCAGGTTTGTTCGAGGTGATGGAGGTGCTTGGACGGGATCGTACTTTGTTTCGACTCCGCAAGGGGATCGAGCGGGCCTCCGGATCCTGA
- a CDS encoding 2Fe-2S iron-sulfur cluster-binding protein, with translation MGGTNPYIEKADVELPQKSYTVTFIFPDKTEKKVEVQPDKIPYGPTGLPGSILDIAMGNGIDLEHVCGGVCACSTCHVMVKKGLETCNEGTDDEFDQLDEAPATTLQSRLGCQCVPNGTVEVVVEIPAINKNLAKEGH, from the coding sequence ATGGGTGGGACAAATCCCTATATTGAAAAGGCAGACGTGGAGCTGCCGCAAAAATCTTATACCGTGACTTTCATTTTCCCCGACAAGACGGAGAAAAAAGTTGAGGTACAACCGGACAAGATTCCCTACGGTCCTACGGGCCTGCCGGGAAGTATTCTCGACATTGCGATGGGCAATGGGATTGACCTCGAACATGTGTGCGGTGGCGTCTGTGCTTGCTCCACCTGCCATGTCATGGTCAAGAAAGGCCTGGAGACGTGCAATGAGGGGACGGATGACGAGTTCGACCAGTTAGACGAAGCGCCTGCCACGACATTGCAATCTCGGCTTGGTTGCCAATGTGTGCCGAATGGAACGGTGGAAGTCGTGGTAGAAATTCCTGCCATCAACAAGAATCTGGCGAAAGAGGGGCACTGA
- the hscB gene encoding Fe-S protein assembly co-chaperone HscB, translating into MNAHTHNTDDRRELQMARSMCWHCQSEMAGEYFCDRCVKVQPVSKDLDYFTCFGLPRRLALDPQTLETKFYELSRAFHPDFYQNKSDAEQTISLGNSAMLNTAYRTLRDPIQRAEYLLDLEAGSVKDIRTTPPADLFEEILDLQDTLDEFRASERASEHASTLRTKLHADRAVLEQRQRDMETQLQQLFSRWDALQDRAEVTEQARVERGRILKDMRDLLSNRTYVKNIVNDLVATIA; encoded by the coding sequence ATGAACGCACATACCCATAACACCGATGATCGACGCGAGCTGCAGATGGCTCGCAGCATGTGTTGGCATTGCCAGTCAGAAATGGCTGGAGAATACTTTTGCGATCGTTGCGTGAAGGTCCAACCGGTCTCGAAGGATTTGGACTATTTCACCTGCTTCGGGCTGCCCCGACGCCTCGCCCTCGACCCACAGACGCTGGAAACCAAGTTCTACGAATTAAGCCGCGCATTCCATCCGGACTTTTACCAGAACAAAAGCGATGCGGAGCAGACCATTAGCCTCGGCAACTCGGCCATGCTGAATACCGCCTATCGCACCTTGCGGGACCCGATTCAACGCGCCGAGTACCTCTTGGATCTCGAAGCCGGCTCCGTGAAAGATATCCGGACGACACCGCCGGCCGATCTCTTCGAAGAGATTCTCGACCTGCAGGATACGCTTGATGAGTTCCGCGCCAGCGAACGCGCTTCCGAACATGCGTCTACTCTCCGCACGAAACTCCACGCGGATCGCGCCGTACTTGAGCAACGACAACGAGACATGGAAACCCAGCTGCAACAGCTGTTCAGCCGGTGGGATGCGCTCCAGGATCGCGCCGAGGTCACCGAGCAGGCCCGCGTCGAGCGTGGCCGCATTTTGAAGGACATGCGGGATCTCCTCTCCAATCGCACCTACGTCAAAAACATCGTCAACGATCTCGTCGCAACGATCGCTTAA
- a CDS encoding iron-sulfur cluster assembly accessory protein gives MDLSTDPTAKADTQAPVITLSDAALKEVKRLINVQGLEEGGLRLGVKGGGCSGLSYTINFDDKIGQYDQVYEFDGVKVIVDAKSAIYLQGTQLDFQKDLMGGNFKFVNPNANKTCGCGESFSA, from the coding sequence ATGGACCTCTCCACGGACCCCACCGCGAAGGCGGACACTCAAGCCCCGGTCATCACCCTGAGCGACGCAGCACTCAAAGAAGTGAAGCGGCTCATTAATGTCCAAGGCCTCGAAGAAGGCGGCCTCCGTCTTGGCGTCAAAGGCGGTGGGTGCTCCGGCCTGAGCTACACTATCAACTTCGACGACAAGATCGGCCAATACGATCAGGTGTACGAATTCGACGGCGTGAAGGTCATTGTGGATGCCAAGAGTGCCATCTACCTGCAGGGCACCCAGCTCGATTTCCAGAAGGACCTGATGGGCGGGAATTTCAAATTCGTCAACCCCAACGCCAACAAGACATGCGGCTGCGGGGAATCCTTTTCAGCCTGA
- the dnaK gene encoding molecular chaperone DnaK, giving the protein MSRIVGIDLGTTNSLVAYMDHGVPRVISARNERAMVPSVVSLTDNGLIVGDPAKEHLTRNPERTVYSVKRFMGKSLADVQGELAYFPYTLTEKGGVIRIQLGEKSYSPPQISAMILKELKLRAEAFLGESITKAVITVPAYFNDSQRQATKDAGMIAGLEVLRIINEPTAASLAYGLQEKTQGTIAVYDLGGGTFDISILKLKNGIFEVLATNGDTHLGGDDFDQLIADLFLAEIRTQYGLDLSTHPDHMQAVRLEAERTKIRLSNELKTTASLDLPDGKGRFTRELTRDQLDGLCTALVERTLGPCRLALNDAGLAPGDIDEVVLVGGSTRMPLVRQRVRALFGKQPHCELNPDEVVALGAAVQADILSGGTTDMLLLDVTPLSLGIETMGGVMSSLIRRNTTIPASAKEMFTTYVDGQTGVDIHILQGERELAKDNRSLARFRLKVPPLPAGVPRIEVTFLIDANGILNVMAKDMRTGDTQSIEVKPSYGLSDQEVERMIEDSFKFAADDVSARKLIEARLDAGALIITTEKSLTDGGHLVSAEEVDAIRAAVATLTTAKDGTDPRAIRARMADLEQAAKGLTVAMLDDSLKQGLQGKKVSEVTQE; this is encoded by the coding sequence ATGTCACGTATTGTCGGCATCGACCTCGGCACTACCAATTCTCTGGTCGCCTACATGGACCATGGAGTCCCCCGCGTCATCTCGGCACGGAATGAACGCGCAATGGTCCCCTCTGTCGTCTCGCTGACGGATAACGGACTGATTGTCGGTGATCCGGCCAAAGAACATCTCACGAGAAATCCTGAGCGTACGGTCTATTCAGTCAAACGGTTCATGGGCAAGAGCCTGGCCGACGTCCAAGGCGAGCTGGCCTACTTCCCCTACACGCTCACAGAAAAAGGCGGCGTCATCCGGATCCAGCTGGGGGAGAAGTCATATTCCCCACCGCAGATCTCTGCCATGATCCTCAAGGAACTCAAGCTTCGGGCTGAAGCGTTTCTGGGTGAAAGCATCACCAAAGCCGTCATTACCGTGCCCGCCTATTTCAACGATAGCCAGCGGCAGGCGACAAAAGATGCGGGCATGATTGCCGGGCTTGAAGTCTTGCGCATCATTAATGAGCCCACCGCCGCTTCCTTGGCGTATGGATTACAAGAAAAGACACAGGGCACCATCGCCGTCTACGATCTGGGCGGCGGCACATTCGACATCTCGATCCTCAAGTTGAAAAACGGGATCTTCGAAGTGCTCGCCACAAACGGCGATACCCATCTCGGCGGCGACGATTTCGACCAGTTGATTGCCGATCTGTTCCTCGCTGAGATCCGCACCCAGTACGGGCTCGACCTCAGTACGCATCCCGACCATATGCAGGCTGTCCGTCTCGAAGCCGAGCGCACAAAGATTCGTCTTTCCAACGAACTCAAGACGACCGCCAGCCTCGATCTGCCGGATGGGAAAGGCCGGTTCACCCGAGAACTCACCCGTGATCAACTTGATGGGCTCTGCACTGCGTTGGTTGAACGCACGCTGGGCCCCTGCCGCCTAGCGTTGAACGATGCCGGGCTGGCGCCGGGCGACATCGACGAAGTCGTGCTTGTCGGCGGATCAACACGCATGCCGTTGGTTCGACAGCGAGTGCGCGCCCTCTTCGGGAAACAACCGCACTGCGAGCTGAATCCGGACGAAGTGGTCGCCCTGGGTGCTGCGGTACAGGCCGATATTCTGAGCGGTGGCACGACAGATATGTTGCTGCTGGACGTGACGCCCCTCTCCTTAGGCATCGAAACGATGGGCGGGGTCATGAGCAGCTTGATCCGCCGCAATACCACCATCCCCGCCAGCGCCAAAGAGATGTTCACCACCTATGTGGATGGCCAAACCGGGGTGGACATTCACATCCTGCAGGGAGAACGGGAACTGGCAAAAGATAACCGTAGCCTGGCCCGTTTCCGCCTCAAGGTTCCACCATTGCCGGCTGGCGTTCCCCGTATCGAAGTGACGTTTCTGATCGATGCGAACGGCATCCTGAATGTCATGGCCAAAGACATGCGAACGGGAGACACGCAATCGATCGAGGTTAAACCGTCCTACGGATTATCGGATCAAGAAGTTGAGCGGATGATCGAAGATTCGTTTAAGTTCGCCGCGGACGATGTCAGTGCGCGCAAGCTCATCGAAGCCAGACTTGATGCAGGAGCCCTGATTATAACGACCGAAAAATCGTTGACGGATGGCGGGCATCTCGTCTCCGCAGAGGAAGTCGACGCCATTCGAGCTGCAGTCGCAACGCTGACCACCGCCAAGGACGGAACCGATCCCCGTGCCATCCGCGCGCGCATGGCTGACCTGGAGCAGGCCGCCAAAGGCCTCACCGTAGCCATGCTGGACGATTCCCTCAAGCAAGGCCTCCAAGGCAAGAAGGTCTCTGAAGTTACCCAAGAGTGA